The following coding sequences lie in one Arachis stenosperma cultivar V10309 chromosome 5, arast.V10309.gnm1.PFL2, whole genome shotgun sequence genomic window:
- the LOC130981494 gene encoding protein FAR1-RELATED SEQUENCE 5-like — MDVKFVPETGRWHIFYFSDKHNNDLLDTQFSAMLPAHRKMSEADIMQMMNMLKSGISTSQIFGLLASQAGGYEFVGYGPRDMYNEIARQRRQIPGDAARVLKKLEAMRLKDPQLYFKACHDSRGLLRNLFWSDGISQLDYRLFGDVIAFDATYEKNKYSCPLVIFSGVNHHNQIIIFAAALVVDETTDTYIWLLRQLMFAMKDKTPTSIITDRAMAIRNAVRVVFSEVRHRLCAWHLIRNATSNVGSPSFTSKFQKIMLGDYEISVFKRKWVQLIEEFGLEDKPWVINMYEEKHMWATAYIRGKFFAGFRTTSRCEGLHSVVARYVGSRHDLTSFVEHFQRCVAHLRFKEFNADYESTRGVPVMQTCIELLERYAAELYTHEIFRFFRPFFSRAGSMRVLNIENNDDCIKYIMCKHGRPDFMWTVDFCQEEMIFMCTCLRMESFGIPYEHIVKVMVDKDICEIPRSLVLDRWTKKVKSALIDPSGFTRDAVIISRQSALIEFSKKLAAVAAKVPGRYEETRDLIMGLYSSYKAANEGSGQPSRKKRQRCSVCQMEGHKKTTCPWQKDIDNNVIEDEANGSDDSDVYSVPTAELDSDN; from the exons ATGGATGTTAAATTTGTACCAGAAACTGGAAGGTGGCATATCTTTTATTTCTCTGACAAACACAACAATGATCTATTGGATACACAATTCAGTGCTATGTTGCCTGCCCATAGAAAAATGTCAGAGGCAGATATTATGCAAATGATGAACATGCTAAAGTCAGGGATTAGCACTTCACAGATATTTGGTCTTCTAGCTAGTCAAGCAGGCGGGTATGAATTTGTTGGCTATGGTCCCAGAGATATGTACAATGAGATTGCTCGGCAAAGGCGTCAAATTCCTGGTGATGCAGCACGAGTGTTGAAGAAGTTGGAGGCTATGCGGTTGAAGGATCCACAATTATATTTCAAGGCATGTCATGATTCAAGAGGTTTGTTACGTAACTTGTTCTGGTCTGATGGGATTAGCCAACTAGACTACCGACTCTTCGGGGATGTTATTGCTTTTGATGCTACGTACGAGAAGAACAAGTATAGTTGTCCATTAGTCATATTCAGCGGGGTTAACCACCACAaccaaataattatttttgctgCTGCGTTAGTTGTGGACGAAACTACTGATACATATATTTGGCTCCTGCGTCAGCTCATGTTTGCAATGAAGGATAAGACCCCGACCTCAATAATAACTGATAGGGCCATGGCGATTAGGAATGCAGTCAGAGTTGTATTTTCCGAAGTCAGACATAGATTATGCGCTTGGCACCTTATTCGAAATGCAACTAGCAATGTTGGAAGTCCATCGTTTACATCTAAATTCCAAAAAATTATGTTGGGAGACTACGAGATTTCCGTGTTTAAGCGTAAGTGGGTTCAGCTTATTGAAGAATTTGGCCTTGAGGATAAGCCGTGGGTGATCAACATGTACGAAGAGAAGCATATGTGGGCTACTGCATATATAAGAGGAAAATTCTTTGCTGGCTTTAGAACTACCTCAAGATGTGAAGGTTTACACTCAGTTGTTGCAAGGTATGTGGGGTCGCGGCATGATTTGACAAGTTTCGTAGAGCATTTTCAAAGGTGTGTTGCACACTTGCGCTTTAAAGAATTTAATGCTGATTATGAATCTACACGTGGGGTGCCCGTTATGCAGACTTGTATAGAGCTGCTAGAGAGATATGCTGCTGAGTTATACACTCATGAGATATTTCGTTTCTTTCGGCCATTTTTTTCTAGAGCTGGATCAATGCGGGTGCTAAACATAGAGAATAACGATGATTGCATAAAGTACATTATGTGTAAGCATGGGAGGCCCGATTTTATGTGGACTGTTGATTTTTGTCAAGAAGAAATGATCTTCATGTGTACCTGTTTAAGAATGGAGTCATTTGGAATTCCCTACGAACATATTGTGAAAGTTATGGTTGACAAAGACATTTGTGAGATTCCCCGGTCATTGGTATTGGATAGATGGACAAAAAAGGTTAAGTCAGCACTCATTGATCCAAGTGGGTTCACGAGGGATGCTGTTATTATTAGTCGCCAAAGTGCCTTGAtagaattttctaaaaaattggCTGCTGTTGCTGCTAAAGTACCAGGGAGATATGAAGAGACACGTGACCTAATTATGGGATTGTACTCATCTTACAAGGCTGCAAACGAAG GCTCAGGACAACCATCTAGGAAGAAGCGGCAACGTTGTAGTGTTTGTCAAATGGAAGGACATAAGAAGACAACATGTCCTTGGCAAAAGGACATTGACAACAATGTTATTGAAGATGAAGCTAATGGTTCAGATGATAGCGACGTATATTCAGTACCGACGGCTGAGTTAGATAGTGATAATTAG